From Lolium perenne isolate Kyuss_39 chromosome 5, Kyuss_2.0, whole genome shotgun sequence, a single genomic window includes:
- the LOC127299150 gene encoding small polypeptide DEVIL 19: MEICLDDKWKLSKKGNRRSAAVAPAASTRSPVGLKGRTSKGSGRSVPGRLASLAREQKARFYIMRRCVTMLVCWRD; this comes from the coding sequence ATGGAGATTTGCCTGGATGACAAGTGGAAGCTGTCCAAGAAGGGGAACCGGAGGTCGGCGGCAGTGGCGCCGGCGGCGTCCACCCGCAGTCCAGTGGGCCTCAAGGGCCGGACATCGAAGGGCTCGGGCAGGTCGGTGCCGGGGCGGCTGGCGAGCCTGGCCAGGGAGCAGAAGGCCAGGTTCTACATCATGCGGCGGTGCGTCACCATGCTCGTGTGCTGGCGCGACTAG